In Campylobacter showae CSUNSWCD, one genomic interval encodes:
- a CDS encoding ABC transporter substrate-binding protein, whose translation MKFLKIILLALFSAVSLFAISEEQIKPTMQKTTQDAIEVLKNANLSKDEKISKIFAVFDPYFDYEQMSKIALSKRYNNLNAEQKAKFNKAFEERLKSSYVDKLLSYKNQTINFKDATKPNENRYFLNADLVGEDGKNYGFTYKFYNAKERGWLIYDVEILGVSIIQTYRSQFDSLMENESFENLLSKLNSVQAPQ comes from the coding sequence ATGAAATTTTTAAAAATCATCCTACTTGCGCTTTTTAGCGCGGTTAGCCTCTTTGCGATTAGCGAGGAGCAGATAAAGCCTACGATGCAAAAAACGACGCAAGACGCCATCGAGGTGCTAAAAAACGCAAATTTGAGCAAAGACGAGAAAATAAGTAAAATTTTCGCCGTTTTTGATCCATATTTCGACTACGAGCAGATGTCTAAAATCGCCCTAAGCAAGCGCTACAACAACTTAAATGCCGAGCAAAAGGCTAAATTTAATAAAGCTTTTGAAGAGAGGTTAAAATCAAGCTATGTCGATAAACTTTTAAGCTATAAAAACCAAACTATAAATTTTAAAGACGCGACCAAACCAAACGAAAATCGCTACTTTCTAAACGCCGATCTAGTCGGCGAGGACGGCAAAAACTACGGCTTTACGTATAAATTTTACAATGCCAAAGAGCGTGGCTGGCTTATCTACGACGTCGAAATTTTAGGCGTTAGTATCATCCAGACATACCGCAGCCAGTTTGATAGCCTGATGGAAAACGAGAGTTTTGAAAATTTACTTAGCAAGCTAAACTCCGTCCAAGCTCCGCAATAA
- a CDS encoding ABC transporter ATP-binding protein: MIELNCIKSLNGANGKFDLDVNLNVKKGEFVALYGKSGSGKTTLLRLIAGFETPDSGTIKAGDQTLFDGKNFTPPQSRNIGFLFQDYALFPNMNVMKNLLFANDDVNLARKLLGLVEMSSLENAAISQLSGGQKQRAALARALMRKPEILLLDEPLSALDNAMREKLQDYLAKVHAKFDMTTILVSHDVAEIYKLASKVFVLDGGKIAQEGSPGEIFLRHSGSQKFSLPAKILEISKRDAIYVAVVSVGGQLCEVALSAAEATNLKAGDEAAISAKAFGLNLQKSDSERGATYGAKFDDPSGEIYPQSEPK; encoded by the coding sequence ATGATAGAATTAAACTGCATAAAAAGCTTAAACGGCGCGAACGGAAAATTTGATTTAGACGTAAATTTGAACGTAAAAAAGGGCGAATTCGTCGCTCTCTACGGCAAAAGCGGTAGCGGCAAAACAACGCTACTGCGCCTAATCGCAGGCTTTGAAACGCCTGATAGCGGAACGATAAAAGCAGGCGACCAGACGCTATTTGACGGTAAAAACTTCACTCCGCCGCAAAGCCGAAATATCGGGTTTTTGTTTCAAGACTACGCGCTTTTTCCAAATATGAACGTGATGAAAAACCTGCTTTTCGCAAACGACGACGTAAATTTAGCCCGCAAGCTGCTGGGTCTTGTCGAGATGAGCTCGCTAGAAAACGCCGCTATCTCGCAGCTCTCCGGCGGTCAAAAGCAGCGCGCCGCCCTAGCCCGCGCTCTCATGCGAAAGCCTGAAATTTTACTACTCGACGAGCCGCTCTCCGCGCTTGATAACGCCATGCGCGAAAAACTGCAAGACTATCTTGCTAAGGTGCACGCAAAGTTTGATATGACGACGATTTTAGTTAGCCACGACGTCGCGGAGATCTACAAACTCGCCTCAAAAGTTTTCGTACTAGACGGCGGTAAAATCGCGCAAGAAGGTAGCCCTGGCGAGATATTTTTGCGCCACAGCGGCTCGCAGAAATTTAGCCTGCCGGCAAAAATTTTAGAGATCTCAAAGCGCGACGCCATCTACGTAGCCGTCGTCTCCGTCGGTGGGCAGCTTTGCGAAGTGGCTCTAAGCGCCGCGGAAGCTACAAATTTAAAAGCGGGCGACGAAGCAGCGATAAGCGCCAAGGCGTTTGGGCTAAATTTGCAAAAAAGCGACAGTGAAAGAGGCGCGACTTACGGCGCCAAATTTGACGACCCAAGTGGCGAAATTTACCCGCAAAGCGAGCCGAAATGA
- a CDS encoding TOBE domain-containing protein encodes MIKAKISAIEQTGGVSVFEFSAENLSLKMLSLENLQNLKIGDEVRLGFKSSDVFVATSPLLNCSVSNEIKAQISDIQRGQITSSLHLNAGEFEFESIISTASLKRLNLAPGDQIYAYVKATSLYIA; translated from the coding sequence ATGATAAAGGCTAAAATTTCGGCGATAGAGCAAACGGGCGGCGTTAGCGTTTTTGAGTTTAGCGCCGAAAATTTGAGCCTAAAAATGCTATCCTTGGAAAATCTGCAAAATTTAAAAATCGGCGACGAAGTGAGGCTGGGCTTTAAAAGCTCAGACGTCTTCGTCGCTACTTCCCCGCTTTTAAACTGCTCGGTCTCAAACGAGATAAAAGCGCAAATTTCAGATATCCAAAGAGGGCAAATCACGAGCTCGCTGCATCTAAACGCGGGCGAGTTTGAGTTTGAAAGCATTATCTCCACGGCATCGCTAAAGCGGCTAAATTTAGCGCCTGGCGATCAAATTTACGCCTACGTCAAGGCAACCTCGCTCTACATCGCATGA
- a CDS encoding PAS domain S-box protein produces MASSSASKFPLARAVLGRIYVVLFATAIFLICAASFGLNLKFEGVKEDIYTANSNFKTFIKERAVNIDNELKLIERYIEAPDFDSKAIFDFAVKNNNEYMAFFIVNERGEIEFVSDEKLRDTYSAFFLSKPWENEPEDKILRSEFMFDKSDVPTRLAAKKMKNGKILATLIRFTAIYEEFARGYERIGVNSFAIDKSGRIVFHQDPELVLERKNIFDLYDVSADYLNSDEVKFANLGSLNSEIYYIQSIPRIGLAVVSSYSVDKFLKENLLFLLICAVFLVAGAFFTIYYVKFVKNSVIKPILSIRNILAKAGRGEEIKAYANFGSIKEFEQILDEIVKFHDDFVQKKMNFEDYSRKFGFLFEKGPFVMLLIDAKSGKIIEASTKACEFYGLNDVEIKNKNLAELNASNLTDMTIRQDGEAQIYETTHFVASGEVRQVRIRKQNYELPGGEKIGFCVIKDVTKSNALKKNAQKQSEIDANSPMFSVVWKDRFIGDISSVSDNIERALGYKKSEILSNEFEFKNIIHPDDRDRLANEFNIKFSLFNAASLKKENESLQSCRLIRKNLEVINCSVFIKFISKDGRTVDEVIGYFIESKLAANLTAKTGMEIARLNDDKEGAYKNTILSLFANAQEAVAVVGLDGVFLDANEAFCRISGYSKEEAIGKPSNLLRSGVHDDKFYENMWKILLKNGFYSGKIYNKRKNGEIYLEQLSIATVYSGSKPSYFVAAFHELPWREPGIKQNESKAKEQE; encoded by the coding sequence TTGGCTAGTTCATCCGCCTCTAAATTTCCTCTCGCACGCGCCGTTTTAGGCAGGATATACGTGGTGCTTTTTGCTACCGCCATATTTCTGATATGCGCGGCTAGCTTTGGGTTAAATTTAAAATTTGAAGGCGTAAAAGAGGATATTTACACTGCAAATTCTAACTTTAAAACTTTCATCAAAGAACGCGCCGTAAATATAGATAACGAACTTAAACTTATCGAAAGATATATTGAAGCACCCGATTTTGACTCAAAAGCGATCTTTGACTTTGCCGTAAAAAACAATAACGAATACATGGCCTTTTTTATCGTAAACGAACGCGGCGAGATAGAGTTTGTCAGCGATGAAAAATTGCGCGATACGTACTCTGCGTTTTTTCTCTCAAAGCCTTGGGAAAACGAGCCTGAGGATAAAATTTTAAGATCAGAGTTTATGTTTGATAAAAGCGACGTACCTACAAGACTCGCCGCAAAAAAGATGAAAAACGGCAAAATCTTAGCTACGCTCATACGCTTTACGGCGATTTACGAGGAGTTTGCGCGCGGATACGAGAGAATCGGCGTAAATTCGTTCGCGATAGATAAAAGCGGTAGGATCGTATTTCACCAAGACCCCGAGCTGGTTTTAGAGCGCAAAAATATCTTTGATCTTTACGATGTGAGTGCGGACTACCTAAACAGCGACGAAGTAAAATTTGCAAATTTAGGCTCGCTAAACAGCGAAATTTATTATATTCAAAGTATCCCGAGGATCGGTTTGGCCGTGGTTTCAAGCTATTCTGTGGATAAATTCTTAAAAGAAAATTTACTATTTTTGCTAATCTGCGCCGTATTTTTGGTTGCAGGCGCATTTTTTACTATTTATTACGTTAAATTTGTCAAAAATTCAGTAATAAAACCTATTTTATCTATAAGAAATATACTAGCCAAGGCCGGGCGCGGCGAGGAAATCAAAGCGTATGCAAATTTCGGATCTATAAAAGAATTTGAGCAAATACTGGACGAAATCGTCAAATTTCACGACGACTTCGTCCAAAAAAAGATGAATTTTGAGGATTATTCGCGTAAATTCGGTTTTTTGTTTGAAAAAGGACCGTTTGTAATGCTACTCATAGACGCAAAAAGCGGCAAAATCATCGAAGCTAGTACAAAAGCATGCGAGTTTTACGGGCTCAACGATGTGGAGATAAAAAATAAAAACCTGGCCGAGCTAAACGCGTCAAATTTGACGGATATGACGATACGGCAAGACGGTGAAGCTCAAATTTACGAAACGACTCATTTCGTCGCTAGCGGCGAAGTAAGGCAGGTGCGTATCCGAAAGCAAAACTACGAGTTACCCGGCGGCGAAAAGATAGGCTTTTGCGTTATTAAAGACGTTACAAAGAGTAATGCTCTAAAGAAAAACGCTCAAAAACAAAGCGAGATAGATGCCAATTCGCCTATGTTTAGCGTGGTTTGGAAGGACCGCTTTATAGGCGATATATCAAGCGTTTCTGACAATATCGAGCGCGCATTGGGATACAAAAAAAGCGAAATACTCTCAAACGAATTTGAGTTTAAAAACATCATCCATCCAGACGACCGAGATAGGCTCGCGAATGAATTTAACATCAAATTTAGCCTATTTAACGCGGCTTCGCTCAAAAAAGAGAACGAGTCGCTACAATCTTGCAGGCTGATAAGGAAAAATCTAGAGGTCATAAACTGCAGCGTATTTATCAAATTTATCTCAAAAGACGGCAGAACCGTGGATGAGGTGATCGGATACTTTATCGAGAGCAAGCTGGCGGCAAATTTGACCGCAAAAACCGGCATGGAGATAGCGCGTCTAAACGACGACAAAGAGGGCGCATATAAAAATACGATTTTAAGCCTATTTGCAAACGCGCAAGAAGCCGTCGCCGTAGTCGGGTTAGACGGAGTGTTCTTGGATGCAAATGAAGCTTTTTGCAGAATAAGCGGCTATTCCAAAGAAGAAGCTATCGGCAAGCCGTCAAATTTACTAAGATCCGGCGTGCATGATGATAAATTTTATGAAAATATGTGGAAAATCTTGTTAAAAAACGGGTTTTATAGTGGTAAAATTTATAACAAGCGCAAAAACGGTGAAATTTATCTCGAGCAGCTTAGTATCGCGACCGTTTATAGCGGCTCAAAGCCTAGCTACTTCGTGGCGGCGTTTCACGAGTTGCCGTGGAGAGAGCCCGGGATAAAACAGAATGAATCAAAAGCAAAGGAGCAAGAGTGA
- a CDS encoding efflux RND transporter permease subunit, giving the protein MKRIFKFIVNFPKSVIAGVLAATLFFGYFSGKLEVDASTETLLLENDKDLAVFRDVFKRYVSPNYLVIAYTPKDDLLAPSTLEKIEKLSRELEKNELVSSVISVLNIPLLQSGTSDLSELVKHVPSLADADINKTLVRHEFADSPLYTNNLVSRDLKTTAIVLNLKTDEKYQSILNERNTLLNAKLDGNITSEQKQRLSAVNTQFKAHRDEARIKEHAAIEQIRETIAKFGGGESLFLGGANMIADDMVSFVRSDLATYGISVTLLLVFCLWLFFRQIRYIVMPIFICVISVIWASGLFGFFGWEITVISSNYIALQLIITISVVIHLIVSYREFCLTKPHLSNRQLVYLTLRDKASPSFFAIFTTVIGFLSLALSDIKPIIMLGIMMSASISISLVLAFLLFGSAMALMPKLAPVRTFEDKFSFTKHCAAFALNHSRAVYAISLAVLIFGFYGISKLKVENSFISYFKDTTEIHKGMQVIDTKLGGTVPVDILIKFNKPKFDEKVAKNEPKDEFDDEFAASANEDKYWFNQHKIDVAKKVHNYLENKRFIGHASSLNTVVKIVERITQKPADGLMLSILYEQIPQKYKDIILSPYVSIKDNELRFTARTLDSDDALRRDEFLHELKTDIANLIANDNASVQVSGAMVLYNNLLQSLIASQVDSFGFVVLSLFIVFCIIFKSIKLAAIAITSNLIPLCAVFGVMGVLGIPLDIMSITIAAISIGIGVDDIIHYIHRLKIELRSKNVAESIKASHASIGYAMYYTSFAIILGFSIMVTSNFIPTIYFGLLTDLVMIMMLLGALVLLPTLIKTFYRAKIPHK; this is encoded by the coding sequence ATGAAGCGGATTTTTAAATTTATCGTCAACTTTCCAAAAAGCGTTATCGCAGGCGTACTGGCCGCGACGCTCTTTTTTGGATATTTTAGCGGCAAACTCGAGGTGGATGCGTCGACCGAGACGCTGCTGCTTGAAAACGATAAAGACTTAGCTGTCTTTAGGGACGTTTTTAAACGTTACGTTAGCCCAAACTACCTGGTCATCGCCTACACGCCAAAAGACGATTTGCTTGCACCTTCTACGCTTGAAAAGATAGAAAAATTAAGCCGCGAACTAGAAAAAAACGAGCTCGTATCAAGCGTTATTTCGGTACTAAATATCCCGCTGCTTCAAAGCGGAACTAGCGATCTTAGCGAGCTGGTTAAGCATGTGCCAAGCCTCGCTGATGCCGATATAAACAAAACTCTAGTACGCCACGAGTTTGCGGATAGTCCGCTATACACGAACAACCTCGTTAGCCGCGATCTAAAAACTACGGCGATCGTACTAAATTTAAAGACCGACGAAAAATATCAAAGCATACTAAACGAGCGAAATACTCTGCTAAACGCCAAACTCGACGGCAATATCACGAGCGAGCAAAAGCAGCGCCTAAGCGCCGTAAATACGCAGTTTAAGGCCCACCGCGACGAAGCGCGTATAAAAGAGCACGCCGCGATCGAGCAGATACGCGAGACGATAGCGAAATTTGGCGGAGGCGAGAGCCTGTTTTTAGGCGGAGCCAACATGATCGCGGATGATATGGTGAGCTTCGTGCGCTCCGATCTTGCGACATACGGTATCAGCGTCACGCTACTTTTGGTCTTTTGTCTTTGGCTCTTTTTTAGGCAGATTCGCTACATCGTTATGCCGATTTTTATCTGCGTGATTAGTGTTATCTGGGCGAGCGGGCTGTTTGGATTTTTTGGCTGGGAGATTACCGTCATCAGCTCAAACTACATCGCCCTTCAGCTCATCATCACGATCTCGGTCGTCATCCACCTGATCGTGAGCTACCGCGAGTTTTGCCTTACCAAGCCGCACCTTAGCAACCGGCAGCTCGTCTATCTCACGCTACGTGATAAGGCCAGCCCATCGTTTTTTGCGATATTTACGACCGTTATTGGCTTTTTGTCGCTTGCGCTTTCGGATATCAAGCCGATCATAATGCTTGGCATCATGATGAGCGCGTCGATCTCTATCTCGCTGGTGCTTGCGTTTTTGCTATTTGGCTCCGCGATGGCGCTGATGCCAAAGCTCGCTCCCGTTAGGACGTTTGAGGATAAATTTAGCTTTACCAAGCACTGCGCCGCATTTGCGCTAAATCATAGCCGCGCCGTTTACGCCATCAGTCTTGCAGTGCTGATTTTTGGGTTTTACGGCATCTCAAAGCTAAAGGTCGAAAACAGCTTTATAAGCTATTTTAAAGATACGACCGAAATCCACAAGGGCATGCAGGTGATCGATACGAAGCTAGGTGGCACCGTGCCGGTTGATATATTGATCAAATTTAACAAGCCCAAATTTGACGAAAAGGTAGCCAAAAACGAGCCTAAAGACGAATTTGACGACGAATTTGCCGCTAGCGCAAACGAGGATAAATACTGGTTCAATCAGCATAAAATCGACGTAGCAAAAAAGGTGCATAACTATCTAGAAAACAAGCGCTTTATCGGGCACGCCAGCAGTCTAAACACGGTCGTAAAGATCGTCGAGCGTATCACGCAAAAGCCAGCCGACGGCCTCATGCTCTCGATCCTATACGAACAGATCCCGCAAAAGTACAAAGACATCATCCTAAGCCCCTACGTGAGCATAAAGGACAACGAGTTACGCTTTACCGCGCGTACTCTAGATAGTGACGATGCGCTACGCAGGGACGAGTTTTTGCACGAGCTTAAAACCGATATCGCAAATTTGATCGCAAACGACAACGCAAGCGTGCAAGTTAGCGGCGCGATGGTACTTTACAACAACCTCCTTCAAAGCCTCATCGCCTCGCAGGTGGATTCTTTTGGTTTCGTGGTCTTATCGCTTTTTATCGTTTTTTGCATTATTTTCAAAAGCATTAAGCTCGCCGCCATCGCTATCACGTCAAATTTGATCCCGCTTTGTGCGGTATTTGGCGTCATGGGCGTGCTGGGCATCCCGCTTGATATCATGAGCATTACGATAGCGGCTATCAGCATAGGCATCGGCGTGGACGACATCATCCACTACATCCACCGCCTAAAAATCGAGCTTCGCAGTAAAAACGTCGCCGAGTCGATCAAGGCCTCGCACGCAAGTATCGGCTACGCGATGTACTACACCTCGTTTGCGATCATCCTGGGCTTTAGCATCATGGTAACGAGCAACTTTATCCCGACGATATATTTCGGACTTTTGACCGATCTTGTTATGATAATGATGTTGCTAGGGGCGTTGGTGTTGCTGCCGACTCTAATCAAAACCTTTTACCGGGCTAAGATTCCCCATAAATGA
- the modB gene encoding molybdate ABC transporter permease subunit — MNIDFTPFYLSLKLAFISTAILFFLVLPVAFWLSRASFRFKPVLEAVISLPLVLPPSVLGFYMLVFLSPYNFLGKFFEETFDIRLVFNFSGLIIASCIYSLPFMFQPLQAGFASLPKSLFEASYSLGKGKWETLFRVALPNIKLSLLTALIVSFAHTLGEFGVVLMIGGSVGDKTKVASIAIYEAVELMDYTKAHVYSAIMLFISFAVLFLVYFFNNSHSKRTQ, encoded by the coding sequence ATGAATATCGACTTTACGCCGTTTTACCTCTCTTTAAAGCTTGCTTTTATCTCGACTGCGATTTTATTTTTTCTCGTGCTACCGGTTGCGTTTTGGCTTAGCCGCGCGAGTTTTAGATTTAAACCCGTGCTAGAAGCCGTGATCTCGCTGCCGCTCGTGCTACCGCCTTCGGTGCTGGGATTTTACATGCTGGTTTTTCTCTCGCCTTACAACTTTTTGGGCAAATTTTTTGAAGAAACCTTTGATATACGCTTGGTTTTTAACTTCTCAGGCCTCATCATCGCTAGCTGCATTTACTCGCTGCCGTTTATGTTTCAGCCGCTTCAGGCGGGCTTTGCGAGCCTGCCAAAGAGCCTTTTTGAGGCGAGCTATTCGCTAGGCAAAGGCAAATGGGAGACGCTTTTTAGAGTCGCCTTGCCAAACATCAAACTCTCGCTTCTAACCGCTCTCATAGTAAGTTTCGCGCACACTTTGGGCGAGTTTGGCGTCGTGCTGATGATAGGCGGCAGCGTCGGAGACAAAACCAAGGTCGCCAGTATCGCCATCTACGAGGCCGTCGAGCTCATGGACTATACTAAGGCGCACGTTTATTCGGCGATTATGCTGTTTATAAGCTTTGCGGTGCTATTTTTAGTCTATTTTTTCAACAATTCACACTCAAAGAGGACACAATGA
- a CDS encoding BON domain-containing protein, whose protein sequence is MQKLFARFFLKNILIFSPIFFLGGCLELFTTVTPLTGINVYDAYQISKDERGIYSITKDKFIKTKIQTKIFASSGLSNLNVDVESFYGDVYLIGVVPDAEHKTKLVELAKNTDGVSKIYTYIRLPSDGGECESNLAIMLKLKNNFFKDSIINGTSVRVSVVQCNVVFTGIITDIEQEKHAIWYAKHIEGVRDVYSFLKVMKE, encoded by the coding sequence ATGCAAAAGCTATTTGCGCGATTTTTTTTAAAAAACATTCTCATTTTCTCGCCGATTTTTTTCCTTGGCGGCTGCCTCGAGCTCTTTACGACCGTGACGCCGCTAACAGGCATAAACGTCTACGACGCCTACCAGATCAGCAAAGACGAACGCGGCATATATTCGATAACGAAAGATAAATTTATAAAAACAAAAATCCAGACTAAAATTTTTGCCTCAAGCGGACTTAGCAACCTAAACGTGGACGTCGAGAGCTTTTACGGCGACGTGTATCTCATCGGCGTGGTGCCTGACGCCGAGCATAAAACCAAGCTCGTAGAGCTAGCTAAAAACACCGACGGCGTGAGTAAAATTTATACGTATATTCGCCTCCCTAGCGACGGCGGCGAATGCGAAAGCAACCTCGCCATAATGCTAAAACTAAAAAATAATTTTTTTAAAGATAGCATAATCAACGGCACAAGCGTGAGAGTCAGCGTAGTGCAATGCAACGTCGTATTTACCGGCATCATCACCGATATCGAGCAGGAAAAACACGCGATCTGGTACGCCAAACACATCGAAGGCGTGCGGGATGTTTACTCTTTTCTTAAGGTTATGAAAGAGTAG
- the modA gene encoding molybdate ABC transporter substrate-binding protein produces MKKIFFSLVVAAIAAFNLNAGKINVFAAANVTYAFGELKAEFAKSNPDTNVTVTLGASGALSTQVKNGAPADVFMAANMKFVQDLYDTKFAVTKPVVYAQGALALFTIRDIDLAKGINAVEGLKAIAIANPETAPYGKASIEALKNAKIYDKVEKNIVISKSIGDALSQALSAADVGFIAASAMHDKKMAEYKEGKNFVLIDPKLYTPIDQGMVILKHGENNPEAKAFYDFIRSDRAKEIFRKFGYNI; encoded by the coding sequence ATGAAAAAAATATTTTTTTCGTTAGTAGTCGCGGCCATCGCCGCTTTTAACCTAAACGCGGGCAAGATCAACGTATTTGCCGCTGCAAACGTGACATACGCGTTTGGCGAGCTAAAAGCGGAGTTTGCCAAATCAAATCCGGACACCAATGTAACCGTCACGCTAGGAGCTAGCGGCGCGCTATCTACACAGGTCAAAAACGGCGCTCCGGCGGACGTTTTCATGGCTGCAAATATGAAATTCGTCCAGGACCTATACGACACCAAATTTGCCGTAACCAAGCCCGTAGTATACGCTCAGGGCGCGCTTGCTCTATTTACGATCAGAGATATCGATCTAGCTAAAGGCATAAACGCCGTTGAAGGGCTAAAAGCTATCGCGATAGCAAATCCTGAGACTGCTCCATACGGCAAGGCAAGCATCGAGGCTTTGAAAAACGCTAAAATTTACGACAAAGTCGAGAAAAACATCGTCATCTCAAAATCAATCGGCGACGCGCTAAGCCAAGCTCTAAGCGCAGCTGACGTGGGCTTTATCGCGGCTTCTGCAATGCATGACAAGAAAATGGCTGAGTATAAAGAGGGTAAAAATTTCGTTCTAATCGATCCAAAGCTCTACACTCCGATCGATCAAGGCATGGTTATCCTAAAACACGGCGAGAACAATCCTGAAGCAAAGGCTTTCTATGACTTCATCAGAAGCGACCGCGCGAAGGAAATTTTTAGAAAATTTGGATACAACATCTAA
- a CDS encoding TOBE domain-containing protein: MKADVSLELFLDSGVSVLAKHIELLKAVEHTKSITKAAEYVGISYKNAWDSLDALNNRSDEPLIARAEGNKKNSGSELTPYGKKMIALYDAMLESQKIFLEKVCSNINIDTNEILNLQRMSMSLSARNQLSCEITEVKTGAVNSQISAKLSNGEILRANVTVESEKNLNLKVGKKVVFIFKAPSVMLAKEENLKLSAANLLKGRVIEAKIGSVNAEIVLEISNHQTLTSIITKESAMQMRIGVGDELTAIIKASQIIIGV, encoded by the coding sequence ATGAAAGCAGATGTTAGTTTAGAGCTATTTTTAGATAGCGGCGTATCGGTGTTAGCCAAGCACATAGAGCTTTTAAAGGCCGTAGAGCACACCAAAAGCATAACAAAAGCGGCCGAGTATGTCGGCATCTCGTACAAAAACGCATGGGACAGCCTAGACGCGCTAAATAACCGCTCGGACGAACCGCTAATCGCAAGAGCCGAAGGCAACAAGAAAAACAGCGGCTCGGAGCTCACGCCCTACGGCAAAAAGATGATCGCGCTATACGACGCGATGCTAGAGAGCCAAAAGATATTTTTAGAAAAAGTTTGTTCAAATATAAACATCGATACGAACGAAATTTTAAATTTACAGCGCATGAGCATGAGTTTAAGCGCCAGAAATCAACTAAGCTGTGAGATAACCGAGGTAAAAACTGGCGCGGTAAATTCGCAAATCAGCGCCAAACTCTCAAACGGCGAAATTTTACGCGCTAACGTCACGGTCGAGTCTGAAAAAAATCTAAATTTAAAAGTCGGCAAAAAGGTCGTATTTATCTTTAAAGCCCCGAGCGTAATGCTCGCAAAAGAGGAAAATCTAAAACTAAGCGCGGCAAATTTGCTAAAAGGACGCGTGATCGAGGCTAAAATCGGCTCCGTAAACGCCGAAATCGTGCTAGAAATCAGCAATCATCAGACGCTAACATCTATCATCACCAAAGAAAGCGCGATGCAGATGCGTATTGGCGTGGGCGACGAGCTCACCGCTATAATCAAAGCAAGTCAAATCATAATAGGAGTATAA
- a CDS encoding MlaA family lipoprotein — MKNNLNKLRNTGHFEIYKFKSYIEIKYQITAFADLKFGDSMRKFLLSFLLFFSCVFAEQTQEKSEFDDEFTQPSEVFDPLSGYNRMMTGFNDFMYVNAIHPAIKGYNYVVPEAARTAVGNFFDNLLYPVRFVNNLLQFKFSEAGEETLRFLANTIIGFGGLTDGAKYYNLQRHDEDFGQTLGYWGVGSGFHVVLPFLGPSNLRDMAGLVGDYYLDPISYVKPALDSFAIKTFRQGNLLSLHPDAYDNLKKDAIDLYPFLRDAYEQRRNHLIKE, encoded by the coding sequence ATGAAAAATAACTTAAACAAACTTCGTAATACCGGGCATTTTGAAATTTATAAATTTAAAAGCTACATTGAGATAAAATATCAGATTACTGCCTTTGCAGACTTAAAATTCGGAGATTCAATGAGAAAATTTTTACTCTCTTTTTTGCTTTTTTTTAGTTGCGTTTTTGCCGAACAAACGCAAGAAAAGAGCGAATTTGACGACGAATTTACGCAGCCTAGCGAGGTTTTCGATCCGCTTAGCGGCTATAATAGAATGATGACGGGATTTAACGATTTTATGTACGTAAACGCCATCCACCCCGCAATAAAAGGCTATAACTACGTAGTGCCCGAGGCTGCTAGAACTGCGGTAGGGAACTTTTTTGACAACCTTTTATATCCCGTTCGCTTTGTAAATAACCTCTTGCAGTTTAAATTTAGCGAGGCGGGCGAAGAGACGCTGAGATTTTTAGCAAACACGATCATCGGCTTTGGCGGGCTAACCGACGGCGCGAAATACTATAATCTGCAGCGCCATGACGAGGATTTTGGCCAGACGCTTGGATACTGGGGTGTGGGTAGCGGGTTTCATGTGGTTTTGCCATTTCTGGGTCCTTCAAATTTACGCGATATGGCAGGCCTAGTCGGCGATTATTATCTCGATCCCATAAGCTACGTAAAGCCGGCGCTAGACTCCTTTGCGATAAAAACTTTCCGTCAGGGCAACCTTTTGTCCTTGCATCCAGATGCTTACGACAATCTTAAAAAAGACGCGATCGACCTGTATCCGTTTCTACGCGACGCATACGAACAGCGCCGCAACCACTTAATAAAGGAATAA